One candidate division WOR-3 bacterium DNA segment encodes these proteins:
- a CDS encoding T9SS type A sorting domain-containing protein: protein MKKLILITGLAILFSFVSLYAENNINGNAIKSTPTPSTKIEGTIDENIPIIPHEKVQGSLEYELPMGVKYLPPNPPLDNSILPNPDDPTSNNTYPGYTPVINKPRNEHSQIFDGPRWGNDILIDDKEVGEGQDFDEDEVDHAIYVAFDTYHSTNDSLVVYKSTNGGDTWNLFIIGLNTDGYIGNPKVRVVRDAGGQSWVVFLGIWYEPTGARQLWSRRVRTDGTGATFEQIAADSVLFADIDGDIGTGAWCYCTYSKIEPDGQYQIWTARNALDGTGWQNNSAQFVNMPINPYPAIAAGAGGNVGIAFIDSFYTTTQEVRIKRSTNYGQSWLNSEPVSNNAGAAILRYPDIGYTHGSTQTGWIFVTFKWPTEDNIAYYYSTNSGVNWTYGTVITPATANENMSTLRCYKSTGTGAITVAYNCDPGDSTMFTWAMSTTPTNFDNGVKINDYGATGLWPPTAGWVTRGGIYSAIIYSAMSAGYRPYFDWFGNTGIAEENKQVKSLLLSLSPNPSNGPAKLSYTTKNPGIVKISLYDASGRLVDIITNDSKSAGTYTLNLNNQELPNGIYFVRVETPEGTATKTMTIVR, encoded by the coding sequence ATGAAGAAATTAATACTTATAACTGGTTTAGCAATATTGTTCTCATTTGTATCCCTCTATGCTGAGAACAATATAAATGGTAATGCCATAAAATCTACTCCAACACCATCAACAAAAATTGAGGGTACTATAGACGAAAACATACCGATTATCCCCCACGAAAAAGTCCAAGGCAGTTTAGAATACGAACTTCCTATGGGAGTTAAATATCTACCGCCGAACCCACCATTGGATAATTCAATCCTTCCCAATCCTGATGATCCTACATCAAATAATACCTATCCAGGATATACCCCTGTCATTAATAAACCAAGAAATGAACATTCACAAATATTTGATGGTCCAAGATGGGGAAATGATATTCTCATAGACGATAAAGAAGTTGGTGAGGGACAGGATTTTGATGAAGATGAAGTCGATCATGCAATTTATGTCGCATTTGATACATACCATTCTACTAACGACAGTTTAGTGGTATATAAATCGACGAATGGTGGAGATACATGGAATTTATTTATCATTGGATTAAACACTGATGGATATATTGGCAATCCAAAGGTTCGGGTTGTACGGGATGCTGGTGGTCAATCCTGGGTGGTGTTTCTGGGAATATGGTATGAGCCAACTGGTGCGCGCCAACTTTGGTCAAGAAGGGTAAGAACCGATGGTACAGGAGCAACTTTTGAGCAGATTGCTGCGGATAGTGTTTTGTTTGCAGACATTGATGGTGATATTGGTACCGGTGCGTGGTGCTATTGCACCTACAGTAAAATTGAACCCGATGGCCAATATCAAATATGGACAGCAAGGAATGCTCTTGATGGAACAGGATGGCAAAATAATAGCGCTCAATTTGTTAATATGCCGATTAATCCCTATCCAGCAATCGCTGCGGGTGCGGGCGGTAATGTAGGTATTGCATTTATTGATAGTTTTTATACAACGACTCAGGAAGTAAGAATCAAAAGAAGTACAAACTATGGGCAATCCTGGCTTAACTCCGAACCGGTTAGCAATAATGCGGGTGCAGCCATCCTGCGCTATCCCGATATTGGATACACCCATGGTTCCACACAGACCGGTTGGATATTTGTAACATTTAAATGGCCAACTGAGGACAATATTGCTTACTATTATAGCACCAACAGCGGTGTTAACTGGACATATGGAACGGTAATTACACCAGCGACAGCAAATGAAAATATGAGCACTTTGCGCTGTTATAAATCAACCGGCACAGGTGCAATCACTGTTGCCTATAATTGTGACCCCGGAGATTCAACGATGTTTACCTGGGCAATGTCAACAACCCCAACAAATTTTGATAATGGGGTTAAGATAAATGATTATGGAGCCACCGGACTTTGGCCACCAACCGCGGGTTGGGTTACTCGTGGTGGAATATATTCTGCAATAATATATAGTGCTATGTCCGCAGGTTATAGACCATATTTTGACTGGTTCGGTAATACCGGCATAGCCGAAGAGAATAAGCAGGTGAAATCATTATTACTCAGCCTCTCTCCCAATCCCTCAAATGGGCCTGCAAAACTTTCATATACCACAAAGAATCCGGGTATTGTGAAAATATCTCTTTATGATGCAAGTGGCAGATTAGTTGACATTATTACGAATGATTCTAAATCAGCAGGTACATATACGCTAAATTTAAACAATCAGGAGCTTCCCAATGGTATCTACTTTGTGCGGGTTGAAACACCTGAAGGAACTGCGACCAAGACGATGACAATAGTTCGGTAA
- the galT gene encoding galactose-1-phosphate uridylyltransferase, with the protein MPELRKDPVLGRWVIISTERAKRPKDFKFEPEQKKITPSECPFCPGNESATPPEIFAIRNNGTQPNSPGWSLRVIPNKFPALRIEGELNRRGEGIYDKMNGIGAHEVIIETNEHQYDLADLSNDAVYNLVDTYRKRILDLKKDPRLRYVMIFKNFGAIAGASLEHSHSQLIATPIIPKRVIEEMDGAKRYFEYRDRCIFCDIIAQETKVSKRMVSENNNFIAICPFAPRFPFEIWIIPRHHISNFEDTDDASLHDFALILKDCLVRLKKALNTPPYNFIIHTTPITLKGIEFYHYHIEIIPVLTRIAGFEWGTGFYINPTAPEESATYLKNIV; encoded by the coding sequence ATGCCTGAATTAAGAAAAGACCCGGTATTGGGCCGCTGGGTCATCATTTCTACTGAAAGGGCAAAAAGACCGAAGGATTTCAAATTTGAGCCAGAACAGAAAAAAATCACTCCAAGTGAGTGTCCATTTTGTCCGGGAAATGAAAGTGCAACACCGCCTGAAATATTCGCGATAAGAAATAATGGAACCCAACCTAATTCTCCGGGCTGGAGTTTGAGGGTTATACCAAACAAATTTCCCGCCTTAAGAATTGAAGGTGAACTTAATCGCAGGGGAGAGGGAATATATGATAAGATGAACGGCATTGGCGCACATGAGGTTATCATTGAAACAAACGAACATCAATACGACCTTGCTGATCTCAGCAATGATGCAGTCTATAATCTTGTTGATACATATCGAAAGAGAATACTTGACCTTAAGAAAGATCCCCGTTTGCGATATGTAATGATATTTAAGAACTTTGGGGCTATTGCTGGAGCATCACTTGAACATAGTCATTCACAATTAATAGCCACTCCAATCATTCCCAAAAGAGTGATTGAGGAAATGGATGGTGCCAAGCGCTATTTTGAATATCGTGACCGTTGTATATTTTGCGATATAATTGCCCAGGAAACAAAGGTGAGCAAGAGGATGGTTTCTGAGAATAATAATTTTATTGCGATTTGTCCCTTTGCTCCACGTTTCCCATTTGAGATCTGGATAATACCCCGACACCATATTTCTAACTTTGAGGATACCGACGATGCATCTTTGCACGATTTTGCGTTGATACTGAAAGATTGTCTTGTTAGATTAAAAAAGGCATTGAATACGCCACCCTATAATTTTATTATCCATACTACCCCAATAACGCTAAAAGGCATTGAATTTTATCATTACCATATTGAGATAATACCTGTACTTACACGGATTGCTGGCTTTGAATGGGGGACAGGATTTTATATCAATCCTACTGCACCTGAAGAATCAGCCACGTACTTAAAAAATATTGTGTGA
- a CDS encoding MoxR family ATPase, with the protein MTQHREVESIREINKYVEKIHNEIGKVIIGQKSVIEQVLISLFCNGHSLIIGVPGLAKTMLVNTIAQIVDLSFNRIQFTPDLMPSDITGTEVIEEDKTTGKRNFRFIKGPIFANVVLADEINRAPPKTQSALLQAMQEYKVTYAGETYPLPVPFFVLATQNPIEQEGTYPLPEAQLDRFMFTINIGYPEKNEEIEIVKTTTSAYTADLKKVIGAEEFTNLQKIIRRMPVSDEIIEKTVAFVERTRPENKETPEIIKKFVAWGAGPRASQYLILGAKAKAAMNGRFSPNLEDVRYVCHPVLRHRIITNFAAEAEGIKSDWIIDELLKSFL; encoded by the coding sequence ATGACACAGCATAGAGAAGTTGAATCTATCAGAGAAATTAATAAATATGTTGAGAAAATACATAATGAAATAGGCAAAGTAATTATTGGGCAGAAATCAGTTATAGAACAGGTGCTTATTTCATTATTTTGCAATGGCCATTCTCTGATTATTGGCGTTCCCGGTCTTGCCAAAACGATGCTCGTAAATACAATAGCACAGATTGTAGACTTATCATTTAATAGAATACAATTCACACCGGATTTAATGCCATCAGATATAACCGGCACAGAAGTGATAGAGGAAGATAAAACTACGGGAAAAAGAAATTTTAGATTTATAAAAGGGCCCATTTTTGCCAATGTAGTTCTTGCTGATGAAATCAATCGTGCACCGCCCAAGACTCAATCAGCATTATTGCAGGCAATGCAGGAATATAAGGTAACTTATGCAGGGGAGACCTATCCTCTGCCAGTCCCATTTTTCGTTCTTGCTACTCAAAACCCTATTGAACAGGAAGGAACATATCCATTGCCCGAGGCACAACTTGATAGGTTTATGTTTACGATAAATATTGGATATCCTGAAAAAAATGAAGAGATTGAGATTGTTAAAACAACCACATCAGCATATACCGCAGACCTCAAAAAAGTTATTGGTGCTGAAGAATTTACTAATCTTCAAAAAATCATTCGCAGAATGCCGGTCAGTGATGAGATTATAGAGAAGACAGTTGCATTTGTTGAAAGGACACGACCTGAAAATAAAGAAACGCCTGAAATTATAAAAAAATTTGTTGCCTGGGGGGCGGGACCAAGGGCATCACAATACTTAATACTTGGGGCAAAGGCAAAGGCAGCAATGAATGGCAGGTTTTCACCCAACCTTGAAGATGTGCGTTATGTATGCCATCCAGTCTTAAGACACCGGATAATTACAAACTTTGCTGCTGAAGCAGAAGGAATAAAATCCGATTGGATTATTGATGAACTACTTAAAAGCTTTCTGTAG
- the rpiB gene encoding ribose 5-phosphate isomerase B, whose protein sequence is MKIGIGADHRGYKLKSMIKKYLLENKYQVFDYGTDSEMPADYPKIALRVAQDVARKKIKYGIIICFSGQGMAITANKVSGIRAAICTDKELAYYARAHNDANVLVLPARTIKLKRQWRPIIETFFTTSFEGGRHKRRLDIIKRFEKNKAQTD, encoded by the coding sequence ATGAAAATAGGGATCGGTGCAGACCATAGAGGATACAAGTTAAAATCTATGATAAAAAAATATCTCCTGGAAAATAAATATCAGGTATTTGATTATGGTACGGATTCTGAAATGCCGGCTGATTATCCTAAAATTGCCTTGAGAGTTGCTCAGGATGTAGCGAGAAAAAAGATAAAATATGGAATTATTATCTGTTTTAGTGGTCAGGGAATGGCGATAACCGCCAACAAGGTTTCTGGTATTAGGGCTGCTATATGCACAGATAAAGAGCTTGCTTATTATGCACGTGCACATAATGATGCCAATGTTCTTGTGTTACCAGCACGCACAATAAAATTAAAAAGACAGTGGAGACCTATTATTGAAACTTTTTTCACTACATCATTTGAAGGTGGAAGGCACAAACGAAGATTAGATATAATAAAAAGATTTGAGAAAAACAAAGCACAAACAGATTAA
- a CDS encoding zinc ribbon domain-containing protein produces MKKNGICICPKCGFSTVDKNERFCPSCKTRLIDSCPHCGSSIRHPMAQFCPVCGKKYIAKKK; encoded by the coding sequence GTGAAGAAAAATGGTATTTGTATCTGTCCGAAGTGTGGGTTTTCAACGGTTGATAAGAATGAACGGTTCTGTCCGAGTTGCAAAACCAGGTTGATAGATTCCTGTCCCCATTGTGGTTCTTCTATCCGACATCCGATGGCGCAGTTCTGTCCGGTATGTGGAAAAAAATATATTGCAAAGAAAAAATGA
- a CDS encoding BTAD domain-containing putative transcriptional regulator, whose product MLSNKSKNFSELPFIGRNNELKILQENLQSAFNYQGKCVVISGEPGIGKTRLVVEFLKNIQYNPITFNIVLQPRTSANLLFTEIINNYLNRAGRQIREIVQVIGREIYNNYSEAIPSLKVYFPYEPVPKKTEFLEISHHFIEFIEKLSRFSFIIFILEEIQNAENDVFILLNQLINRLDGLPILMILTSDNAKIIDKLQSKNLIKITLGNIGKDEILHLNEIIFANHLDDKFFDWLFTLTYGNPLFLKEYLLILLEKGVIYYNDLEERWCTLPNYDKIPVFKGIPDILKIRFAGLSKKQIEFLETASAVGERFNPPILKLKINLLNDLTRRGLIRKEQKNYVFSHPIIREVIYDNIPENRKLNLHKKMGEFFAKKNDKFNALLQFEKANIYKEWMVDYLLHLAKEAEDLRDFVRAGKFLEQSLNIAEKIKNFSNKKSLEILARYARIKLKIGLYDDAVGLADRYLKIYKNTKLTANSQFLDLHSTLINALVRAGKYNEAIRKADEILSQSKRLKLEAYNDFVLDIMTNRAFALKYLGELDKAIDIGMTLRNKINEKTPLIAQYYIYNLLGSIFNTTGDYPKAIEYRIQTLQIAKEIGSPSLIASAQGNLGISYINNCEFEKGKEFLLQHREFSIKSGMMREQIMACLNLGACQLFQGYLNQAAEEFQNGIALCRETNNQSDLIWLLKFCGIAMFFKGNYEKALELFKEGIELAKKMHNHRLQFTMMVYESLVLSVLNKVDEIKTLFEDIKKVFGKKYNEHPLYHLIAGITYLNNKQEIGYGLIKKSLDIAESHQDYSELIFLLYFCAKLLKNNPYRMTHLQKAKLIARRCNMAGWLKKLEPDIEKVKPPVLKIFTFCRMDIQKLDSANLTVKLLNWQKLRDFFSILLISKIEDKKLTRDEIGILLWPELSKKQVTNNFHVCLSELKKIIGKDYFCYENGVYTLDNVWIDAIEFFDLLNDAKVLYSQGKIHIAEEKLKNALTLYKGTFLEDCYGQWVEELREKINRQYRQALFLLSEICLKKLKFEELIENLQKVLILDPLDEEAHRFLMKAYLLSNEKSKAILQYRKCVELFKKEYNCQPSEETIKLYEAIKGK is encoded by the coding sequence ATGTTGTCAAATAAAAGTAAAAATTTTTCAGAACTTCCTTTTATTGGCAGAAACAACGAGTTAAAAATTTTACAGGAAAATCTGCAATCGGCTTTTAATTACCAGGGAAAATGTGTTGTTATTAGTGGTGAGCCTGGTATTGGCAAAACCAGATTGGTGGTGGAATTTTTAAAAAACATTCAGTATAACCCGATTACTTTCAATATCGTATTACAACCCCGGACTTCGGCAAATTTATTATTCACGGAAATTATAAATAATTACCTAAATAGAGCAGGACGGCAAATAAGGGAAATCGTCCAGGTTATTGGTCGTGAAATTTATAATAATTATTCGGAGGCGATACCTTCATTAAAAGTTTATTTTCCGTATGAACCTGTGCCTAAAAAAACTGAATTCTTAGAAATTTCTCACCATTTCATTGAATTCATAGAGAAACTTTCCCGATTCTCTTTCATTATTTTTATTTTAGAAGAAATTCAAAATGCAGAGAACGATGTATTTATTTTATTGAATCAACTCATAAACCGTTTGGATGGGTTGCCAATTTTAATGATCTTGACTTCAGACAATGCTAAAATTATAGATAAATTACAATCAAAAAATCTAATAAAAATTACGCTTGGAAATATTGGTAAAGATGAGATATTACATTTAAATGAAATCATTTTTGCCAATCATTTAGACGATAAATTTTTTGACTGGTTGTTTACTTTAACATACGGGAATCCACTCTTTCTTAAAGAATATTTATTGATCCTCTTAGAAAAGGGTGTTATTTATTATAATGATTTAGAAGAAAGATGGTGCACCCTGCCAAATTACGACAAAATACCAGTTTTTAAAGGGATACCCGACATTTTGAAAATAAGATTTGCAGGATTGAGTAAAAAACAGATTGAATTTCTTGAGACTGCTTCGGCTGTTGGCGAACGATTTAATCCGCCCATTTTAAAATTGAAGATTAATCTTTTAAATGACCTAACCCGCAGGGGTCTCATAAGAAAAGAGCAAAAAAATTATGTTTTCAGCCATCCTATTATCAGAGAGGTAATTTATGACAATATTCCTGAAAATAGAAAACTCAATTTACATAAAAAAATGGGCGAATTCTTTGCGAAAAAAAATGATAAATTTAATGCACTATTACAATTTGAAAAGGCAAACATTTACAAAGAATGGATGGTAGATTATCTTTTGCATCTCGCAAAAGAAGCTGAGGATTTAAGGGATTTCGTTCGTGCGGGAAAATTCTTGGAGCAAAGTTTAAATATTGCAGAAAAGATAAAAAATTTTTCTAATAAAAAATCCCTGGAAATTCTTGCTCGGTACGCCCGGATTAAGCTTAAAATCGGTCTGTACGATGATGCGGTAGGATTAGCAGACCGATATTTAAAGATCTATAAGAATACAAAATTAACTGCAAATAGCCAGTTTTTAGACCTCCATTCAACCTTAATTAATGCCCTGGTACGGGCAGGAAAATATAACGAAGCAATTAGGAAAGCAGATGAAATACTATCACAATCAAAAAGGTTAAAATTGGAGGCTTATAATGATTTTGTTCTTGACATTATGACCAATAGGGCATTTGCGTTAAAGTATCTTGGTGAATTAGACAAAGCCATTGATATAGGCATGACATTGAGAAATAAAATCAACGAGAAAACTCCTCTTATTGCTCAATACTACATCTATAATCTTCTGGGTTCAATATTTAACACCACTGGTGATTATCCTAAGGCGATTGAATATCGGATACAGACTTTGCAAATTGCGAAAGAAATAGGTAGCCCTTCGCTTATCGCATCAGCCCAGGGAAATCTTGGAATTTCTTATATAAATAATTGTGAATTTGAAAAAGGCAAGGAATTTCTATTACAACATCGTGAATTCAGCATTAAGAGCGGTATGATGCGAGAACAGATTATGGCTTGTCTCAACCTTGGTGCCTGCCAGCTATTCCAGGGTTATTTAAACCAGGCGGCTGAAGAATTCCAAAATGGCATTGCACTATGCAGAGAAACAAATAATCAATCAGACCTAATCTGGTTATTAAAATTTTGTGGTATTGCAATGTTCTTTAAAGGAAATTATGAAAAGGCATTAGAGTTATTTAAGGAAGGTATTGAACTTGCTAAGAAAATGCATAATCATAGGCTCCAATTTACAATGATGGTATACGAAAGTTTAGTTCTGTCAGTTCTTAACAAGGTAGATGAAATAAAAACATTATTTGAAGATATTAAAAAGGTATTCGGTAAAAAATATAATGAACATCCACTCTATCATTTAATTGCAGGTATCACTTACTTAAATAACAAACAAGAAATCGGATATGGATTAATAAAAAAATCATTAGACATTGCTGAATCGCACCAAGACTATTCGGAATTAATTTTTTTGCTCTACTTCTGCGCGAAATTGCTGAAAAATAATCCATATAGAATGACACATTTACAAAAAGCAAAATTGATAGCCAGGAGATGTAATATGGCAGGTTGGCTAAAAAAATTGGAGCCCGATATTGAAAAAGTAAAACCACCGGTTCTAAAAATCTTTACATTCTGCAGGATGGATATTCAAAAATTAGACTCAGCAAATCTTACTGTAAAACTTCTAAACTGGCAGAAATTGAGAGATTTCTTTTCTATTTTATTAATATCAAAAATTGAAGATAAAAAATTGACCCGTGATGAAATTGGGATACTTTTATGGCCCGAACTTTCTAAGAAGCAGGTTACAAATAACTTCCATGTTTGCCTTTCTGAATTAAAGAAAATAATAGGAAAGGATTACTTTTGCTATGAAAATGGCGTCTACACCCTTGATAATGTATGGATTGATGCAATTGAATTCTTTGATTTATTGAATGATGCTAAAGTCTTATATTCACAGGGCAAGATTCATATTGCCGAAGAAAAATTAAAGAATGCATTAACACTTTATAAAGGCACTTTTCTTGAAGATTGTTATGGACAATGGGTTGAAGAACTGCGCGAAAAGATAAATCGACAATATCGCCAGGCGCTCTTTTTATTATCTGAAATATGTTTAAAAAAACTGAAATTTGAAGAGTTAATCGAAAATCTACAAAAAGTTTTAATTTTAGACCCTCTTGATGAGGAGGCTCATAGGTTTTTAATGAAGGCATATCTGCTCAGTAATGAAAAATCAAAGGCAATATTGCAATACAGGAAATGCGTAGAATTATTTAAAAAAGAGTACAACTGCCAGCCATCAGAAGAAACGATAAAACTATATGAAGCGATAAAAGGGAAATAA
- the glgA gene encoding glycogen synthase GlgA: MKIAFVTPEAVPYAKTGGLADVCGTLPLYLRDLGIQTNIILPKYKGIGGEKFIDLEVEFEGNKKTIPVFTDGIAYFIDYPEYFNRDGLYGTPSGDYPDNCERFTLFARAVIALIKKVKFDIVHCHDWQTGLVPLYIKKYGIDSKSVFTIHNLGYQGRFSREKFPVLGIEWDYFTLEGIEFYGGLNFLKAGLIYSDIITTVSPTYAKEIQTPEFGFGLEGVLQKYNQKLFGILNGIDYKIWDPQNDKYIYEKFSDYIGKKKNKLGLTCELCFDSKKPLIGMVSRIAGQKGFDILIKILDDIITMNYNFVLLGFGEEYYCEKLKKFGDAYPGQVSINIKFDEHLAHRIYAGSDFFLMPSKYEPCGLGQMISLRYGTVPIVYKTGGLADTVIQFNPESLTGNGFIFETYSAQSLIETLKFAYYVYIREEIFSKLSENCMKYDFSWNNSALAYKNLYQKILA; encoded by the coding sequence ATGAAGATTGCCTTCGTTACTCCTGAGGCAGTTCCTTATGCCAAGACTGGCGGACTTGCTGATGTTTGCGGAACTCTCCCCCTTTATTTGAGAGATTTAGGAATTCAGACCAATATTATTCTGCCAAAGTACAAAGGGATTGGAGGTGAAAAATTTATTGATCTTGAGGTGGAATTTGAGGGAAATAAAAAAACTATTCCAGTTTTTACAGACGGGATTGCCTATTTCATAGATTATCCTGAATATTTTAATCGCGATGGCCTCTATGGAACACCATCAGGGGATTATCCTGACAATTGCGAGCGTTTTACACTCTTTGCTCGTGCGGTAATTGCTCTGATCAAGAAAGTTAAATTTGATATTGTCCATTGCCATGATTGGCAAACGGGCTTGGTGCCCTTGTATATCAAAAAATATGGTATTGATTCCAAAAGTGTCTTTACAATCCATAATCTTGGTTATCAGGGAAGATTTTCAAGAGAAAAATTTCCAGTTTTAGGGATTGAATGGGATTACTTCACATTGGAAGGGATAGAGTTTTATGGTGGATTGAATTTCCTTAAGGCAGGGCTTATTTATTCAGATATTATAACAACAGTTTCACCAACTTACGCAAAAGAAATTCAAACACCTGAGTTTGGTTTTGGACTTGAAGGGGTTTTACAAAAATACAATCAGAAGTTATTTGGAATTTTGAATGGCATTGATTATAAAATATGGGATCCCCAAAATGATAAATATATTTATGAAAAGTTCAGTGATTATATTGGCAAGAAGAAAAATAAATTAGGGCTCACATGTGAATTATGCTTTGATTCAAAAAAACCATTGATTGGAATGGTTTCAAGAATTGCCGGACAGAAGGGCTTTGATATCTTGATAAAAATACTTGATGATATAATTACGATGAATTACAATTTTGTTCTGTTGGGTTTTGGTGAAGAATACTACTGTGAAAAATTAAAAAAGTTTGGTGATGCCTATCCGGGTCAGGTCTCAATAAATATCAAATTTGATGAACACCTTGCCCATCGTATTTATGCTGGTAGCGATTTCTTTTTAATGCCTTCTAAATATGAACCCTGTGGTCTTGGACAAATGATAAGTTTAAGATATGGAACCGTTCCAATAGTCTATAAAACAGGTGGACTTGCTGATACTGTAATTCAGTTCAATCCTGAATCTCTAACTGGAAATGGATTCATTTTTGAAACATATTCCGCGCAAAGTTTAATAGAAACATTAAAGTTTGCTTATTATGTTTATATCCGTGAAGAAATTTTTTCAAAACTTTCGGAAAACTGTATGAAGTACGATTTTTCCTGGAATAATTCGGCGCTGGCATATAAAAATTTATACCAAAAAATTTTGGCATAA
- a CDS encoding branched-chain amino acid transaminase: MAMPKSEYIWMDGNFVKWDDAKIHILSHVIHYGTGVFEGLRCYDTPKGSVIFRLKEHTERLFNSAKIYRMEIPYSKEQINNAIVELIKKNGLKSAYVRPIAYRGYNELGVNPFPCPVCVAIATLQWGKYLGADALEQGIDVMVSSWNRMAPNTFPAMAKCSANYMNSQLIKMEAIVYGFVEGIALDNTGYVSEGSGENIFAVKNGVVYTPPLHACILPGITRDTVIQLCKDLGIPLIQEMLNREFLYLADEVFFTGSAAEVTPIRSIDKITIGEGKAGPITKKIQKYFFDIIEGRIEDKHNWLTKVY; this comes from the coding sequence ATGGCAATGCCAAAATCAGAATATATTTGGATGGATGGAAATTTTGTTAAATGGGATGATGCAAAAATTCATATTTTATCGCATGTCATACATTATGGGACTGGTGTATTTGAAGGTTTGAGATGTTATGACACACCCAAAGGTTCGGTTATATTCCGTTTGAAAGAACATACAGAGCGGCTTTTTAATTCGGCGAAGATATATCGTATGGAAATACCATACTCTAAGGAACAGATAAACAATGCGATTGTTGAATTAATAAAAAAGAATGGCTTAAAGTCAGCTTATGTTAGACCAATCGCTTACCGCGGCTATAATGAACTTGGTGTTAATCCATTTCCCTGTCCGGTTTGCGTAGCGATTGCAACACTTCAGTGGGGAAAGTATCTTGGTGCAGATGCCCTTGAACAAGGAATTGATGTAATGGTTTCCTCCTGGAATCGGATGGCACCCAATACTTTTCCAGCAATGGCAAAGTGCAGTGCTAATTATATGAATTCCCAACTTATAAAAATGGAAGCAATAGTCTATGGCTTCGTTGAAGGGATTGCTCTGGATAATACCGGATATGTTAGTGAGGGTTCTGGTGAGAACATATTCGCAGTAAAAAATGGGGTTGTTTACACACCACCGCTTCATGCCTGCATATTACCTGGAATAACCCGGGACACAGTAATTCAGTTATGCAAAGATTTAGGCATACCACTCATTCAGGAAATGTTGAATAGAGAATTTTTGTATCTCGCAGACGAAGTGTTCTTCACCGGTTCAGCAGCCGAAGTCACTCCTATTCGTAGTATTGACAAAATAACAATTGGTGAAGGAAAGGCAGGTCCGATCACAAAAAAGATTCAGAAGTATTTCTTTGATATCATTGAAGGCAGAATAGAAGATAAACACAACTGGCTTACTAAGGTGTATTAA